One genomic window of Acidobacteriota bacterium includes the following:
- a CDS encoding formylglycine-generating enzyme family protein, translating to MMGTDSGAVSETRFPLHRVTLTRGFEMMSTEVTQAQWNAVMYESTSTGKGDDLPVDNLSWDECQAFIRKLNELDPGNGYRLPTEAEWEYACRAGTTTRFYWGDTLNGDYCWYNGNSGGKTHPVGLKPPNAWGLHDMTGNVSEWCEDFEGDYPSGPVVDPMGPRSGDRRVFRGGNWDTRTELGLSSWYRATARPQRKFIYFGLRLVRDAKPQKAGPVGHVFEAQ from the coding sequence ATGATGGGAACAGACAGTGGGGCAGTATCGGAGACAAGGTTTCCGCTTCACCGTGTCACCCTGACGCGAGGATTCGAGATGATGTCGACGGAAGTGACGCAGGCACAATGGAACGCGGTCATGTATGAGAGCACGTCGACTGGAAAAGGGGACGATCTCCCCGTAGACAACCTTTCCTGGGACGAATGCCAGGCGTTCATCCGGAAATTGAACGAACTGGATCCGGGCAACGGGTATCGATTGCCGACCGAAGCGGAATGGGAATATGCCTGCCGGGCGGGAACCACAACCCGATTCTACTGGGGGGACACCTTGAACGGAGACTATTGCTGGTACAACGGCAATTCCGGGGGCAAAACCCACCCGGTGGGGCTGAAGCCGCCGAATGCCTGGGGACTCCATGACATGACCGGCAATGTATCCGAGTGGTGTGAGGACTTTGAAGGTGATTATCCATCCGGACCGGTCGTCGATCCGATGGGGCCGAGATCCGGCGACCGAAGGGTATTCCGGGGTGGTAATTGGGATACCAGGACAGAATTGGGCTTAAGTTCCTGGTACCGGGCCACTGCTCGACCCCAAAGAAAGTTCATCTATTTTGGTCTACGCTTGGTACGAGATGCAAAACCGCAAAAGGCCGGCCCGGTTGGCCACGTGTTTGAGGCCCAATGA
- a CDS encoding M24 family metallopeptidase, translating to MLFPVGRLRPARTRLLIATHQALVRAVSVVRDGARVAEVSNTIAQALKSASLQPSADFVGYRISTVPRDVPRIPCDDPGPDGHVVLREGMVLAVIVLAHEGSSTLRVTPDGWGVVSLDSSDSALFSHMVLVQSDGGHVLTDSARLRSRFDR from the coding sequence TTGTTATTCCCGGTCGGCCGCCTCCGCCCGGCCCGCACCCGACTTCTGATAGCCACCCACCAGGCCCTCGTCCGTGCGGTGTCGGTCGTTCGGGATGGCGCCCGGGTCGCGGAAGTGAGCAACACGATCGCCCAGGCATTGAAAAGCGCCTCGTTGCAGCCGTCGGCAGACTTCGTGGGCTACCGCATCAGTACCGTCCCCAGGGATGTGCCCCGAATTCCCTGTGACGATCCTGGACCGGACGGGCATGTCGTCCTGCGGGAAGGCATGGTCCTCGCCGTCATTGTCCTGGCGCACGAGGGAAGTTCCACCCTCCGGGTGACACCGGACGGGTGGGGTGTGGTTTCCCTGGACAGTTCCGACTCCGCCCTCTTCAGCCACATGGTTCTCGTCCAGTCGGATGGCGGTCACGTCCTGACCGACAGCGCCCGCCTGCGCAGCCGCTTTGACAGATAA